The candidate division KSB1 bacterium genome window below encodes:
- a CDS encoding Gfo/Idh/MocA family oxidoreductase: MDSGKQDATMSRRRALQSMGAAAAATVVPRYVLGGSGYTAPSDKLNIAMIGTGGQGMWNLKNILPNEDVQVMALADVAEEADYSWSYHKESGGRKPGYEVIRNHYLSSPKTADYPDCRVYVDFREMLDKEKAIDAVCIAIPDHTHYVAAMAALQRGKHIYLEKPLARTIYEVRRLTEAARAAGVVTQMGIQGHSGEGIRLTVEWLRAGAIGTVREIHAWSDGVSKGACLEGEPEPQPVPAGLDWNLWLGPAKYRPYNACYTPSRWRTFWDFGTGHMTDMGIHHMDPAFWALDLGYPEWTEARGAWGDRDKRPFAALHFFHFAAKGDRPAVDLTWYSGLKPPRPDELEPGRDLIGNGNGILFIGDKGKIMCEGWGGAPHFIPESRLRDFERPPKTLPRVKGGHHRDWIDAIKEGRKACADFDYSGPITESILMGIVALRTGERLYWDGPNMKALNCPDAEQYIVPEYYNGWTL, from the coding sequence ATGGATTCCGGAAAGCAGGATGCAACGATGAGCCGTCGCCGGGCTTTGCAGTCTATGGGTGCGGCCGCAGCGGCGACGGTGGTTCCACGTTACGTATTGGGCGGTTCCGGCTATACCGCCCCAAGCGACAAGCTGAACATCGCCATGATCGGCACCGGCGGGCAGGGCATGTGGAATCTAAAAAATATTTTGCCCAACGAAGACGTCCAGGTCATGGCGCTGGCCGACGTTGCCGAGGAAGCCGATTACAGCTGGTCTTATCACAAAGAGAGCGGCGGCCGTAAACCCGGCTACGAGGTTATCCGCAACCATTATCTCTCCTCTCCCAAGACCGCCGATTACCCCGACTGCCGAGTCTATGTCGATTTTCGCGAAATGCTGGACAAAGAAAAAGCGATCGATGCGGTATGCATCGCCATTCCGGATCATACGCATTACGTCGCCGCCATGGCGGCGCTGCAGCGGGGCAAGCACATTTATCTCGAAAAACCGCTGGCGCGAACGATCTATGAGGTTCGGCGCCTGACCGAGGCGGCGCGCGCTGCAGGCGTTGTAACGCAGATGGGCATTCAAGGCCATTCCGGCGAAGGGATTCGCCTCACGGTAGAGTGGCTGCGCGCCGGAGCGATCGGTACGGTGCGCGAAATTCACGCCTGGAGCGACGGCGTTTCCAAAGGTGCCTGCCTTGAGGGAGAGCCGGAACCGCAACCGGTGCCCGCAGGGCTGGATTGGAATCTCTGGCTTGGCCCGGCAAAATATCGCCCATACAACGCGTGTTACACGCCGAGCCGCTGGCGGACGTTTTGGGATTTCGGCACCGGCCACATGACCGATATGGGTATTCACCACATGGATCCCGCCTTTTGGGCGCTCGACTTGGGATATCCCGAATGGACCGAAGCACGCGGCGCCTGGGGCGATCGTGACAAACGGCCGTTTGCGGCGCTGCATTTCTTTCACTTTGCCGCTAAGGGCGACCGGCCTGCCGTCGATTTGACCTGGTACAGCGGCCTCAAACCGCCGCGGCCCGATGAACTGGAGCCGGGACGCGACCTGATCGGCAACGGCAACGGCATTTTATTCATCGGCGACAAAGGCAAAATCATGTGCGAAGGCTGGGGCGGAGCGCCGCATTTCATACCCGAAAGCCGACTGCGCGACTTTGAGCGCCCGCCGAAGACGCTGCCGCGCGTCAAGGGCGGCCACCATCGCGACTGGATCGACGCGATCAAAGAAGGCCGCAAAGCCTGTGCGGATTTCGACTATTCGGGACCGATCACCGAAAGCATCCTGATGGGCATCGTTGCTTT
- a CDS encoding tRNA/rRNA methyltransferase: MITFILVEPRLPENLGAAARALKTMGFSNLRLVNPCDPLSERAKWVAHGSQDILEQAQIFAHLTEAVADLDFLIGTTIRRRSFRRQYLDARKLPEFLQRKGNAVHRIGLLFGREESGLYNDELELCDLLTTVPQAVSYPSLNLAQAVMVYAFILSSYDLEEKRPADAGEYAALRERVAALCRRVGYTANPDLFTRLMERMALIEEQDVRLLHSLCKKIEKALNGDSLT; this comes from the coding sequence ATGATTACATTTATCTTGGTAGAGCCGCGCCTGCCGGAAAATCTCGGTGCCGCGGCGAGGGCGCTAAAGACCATGGGGTTTTCGAACCTTCGGTTGGTCAATCCGTGTGATCCGCTTTCGGAGCGGGCCAAGTGGGTGGCGCACGGCTCTCAGGACATTCTGGAACAGGCGCAGATCTTTGCCCATTTGACCGAGGCCGTCGCCGATCTCGATTTTCTCATCGGCACCACGATTCGTCGCCGCAGCTTCCGCCGTCAATATCTGGACGCCCGCAAACTGCCTGAATTTCTGCAGCGAAAGGGGAATGCCGTCCATCGTATCGGGCTGTTGTTCGGACGGGAGGAGAGCGGCCTTTACAATGATGAGCTAGAGTTGTGCGACCTCTTGACCACCGTGCCGCAGGCGGTTTCCTATCCTTCCCTGAATTTGGCGCAGGCGGTCATGGTATATGCCTTTATTCTTTCCTCTTATGATTTGGAGGAAAAACGTCCCGCCGACGCCGGTGAATACGCCGCCCTCCGCGAACGGGTTGCCGCCCTCTGTCGTCGAGTCGGTTATACCGCAAATCCCGACCTGTTTACCCGTCTCATGGAAAGGATGGCATTGATCGAAGAGCAGGACGTTCGACTGTTGCATTCCCTCTGCAAAAAAATCGAGAAGGCGCTGAACGGCGACTCCCTTACCTAA
- a CDS encoding YbjQ family protein, with amino-acid sequence MILVTSSSISGYRIVKTLGLVRGNTIRARAIGKDILALLKNIVGGEIEEYTKLMAESREQAIDRMKAEAERLGANAIVDVRFGTSQIMQAAAEILVYGTAVVIEPEKR; translated from the coding sequence ATGATCCTCGTTACCTCGAGCAGCATTTCCGGCTATCGTATCGTCAAAACGCTGGGCTTGGTGCGCGGCAACACCATCCGCGCCCGCGCCATCGGCAAGGATATTTTGGCTCTTTTGAAAAACATCGTCGGCGGCGAGATCGAAGAGTACACCAAGTTAATGGCCGAGTCTCGCGAACAGGCGATCGACCGCATGAAGGCTGAAGCCGAGCGGTTGGGCGCCAACGCCATCGTCGATGTTCGCTTCGGCACCAGCCAAATTATGCAGGCAGCGGCGGAAATCCTGGTTTACGGCACCGCCGTGGTGATCGAGCCGGAAAAACGCTGA